From Gammaproteobacteria bacterium, a single genomic window includes:
- a CDS encoding twin transmembrane helix small protein translates to MDLILIAMFVAVLTSLAVALVFLVRPGRRSSNVVNALTVRVGLSVLLFVLLMIAWYTGLIEPHGLQPAAPPPHP, encoded by the coding sequence TTGGACCTCATCCTCATCGCCATGTTCGTCGCTGTCCTCACGAGCCTCGCGGTCGCGCTCGTCTTTCTCGTGCGCCCCGGGCGGCGATCGAGCAACGTCGTCAACGCGCTGACGGTCCGCGTCGGCCTTTCCGTGCTGCTGTTCGTCCTGTTGATGATCGCCTGGTACACGGGGCTCATCGAGCCCCATGGCCTGCAGCCCGCCGCCCCGCCTCCGCACCCGTAG